A stretch of Flexivirga aerilata DNA encodes these proteins:
- a CDS encoding alpha/beta hydrolase, whose product MTMQVLPGAEPFEHDGSDIGVLVCHGFTGSPQSMRPLAQRCADEGFTVRLPRLPGHGTTWQELGRTGWQDWWQAVDAAYRELAARTEHVVAVGMSMGGTLATLVAETHGRGVDGLVLINPAFEMKDLRLKALPLLQHVVPSIAALGGDIKKPGVQELAYERTPLKALQSQRQMWAQVTRDLPQVTQPVLLLHSPEDHIVPPECSELFMARASSADKTEILLTESYHVATLDNDAPLIEDETVKFIRRVTQAS is encoded by the coding sequence ATGACGATGCAGGTCCTGCCCGGCGCGGAGCCTTTCGAACACGACGGCTCGGACATCGGTGTGCTGGTCTGCCACGGGTTCACCGGCTCACCGCAGAGCATGCGTCCGCTCGCGCAGCGGTGCGCCGACGAGGGTTTCACCGTGCGGCTGCCGCGGCTGCCGGGTCACGGCACCACATGGCAGGAGCTGGGCCGCACCGGGTGGCAGGACTGGTGGCAGGCGGTCGACGCGGCATACCGCGAACTCGCGGCACGCACCGAGCACGTCGTCGCGGTCGGTATGTCGATGGGCGGCACGCTCGCGACGCTCGTCGCCGAGACCCATGGGCGCGGCGTCGACGGCCTGGTCCTGATCAACCCGGCCTTCGAGATGAAGGACCTCCGGCTCAAGGCGCTCCCGCTGCTGCAGCACGTCGTGCCGTCGATCGCGGCGCTCGGCGGCGACATCAAGAAGCCGGGCGTGCAGGAGCTCGCCTACGAGCGCACGCCGCTGAAGGCGCTGCAGTCGCAACGGCAGATGTGGGCGCAGGTCACCCGCGACCTGCCGCAGGTGACGCAGCCGGTGCTGCTCCTGCACTCGCCGGAGGACCACATCGTGCCGCCGGAGTGCTCGGAGCTGTTCATGGCGCGGGCCTCGAGCGCCGACAAGACCGAGATCCTGCTCACCGAGAGCTATCACGTCGCGACTCTCGACAACGATGCACCACTCATCGAGGATGAGACGGTGAAGTTCATCAGACGGGTCACGCAGGCGTCATGA
- a CDS encoding lysophospholipid acyltransferase family protein, translated as MGEGTAASSHVARDRVPAVVWFTRQVNRRGGTVFYWLLKWVLLGPLLRGIFRPTVEGAQNVPEEGPAILASNHLSIADWLFMPLVIPRRVTFVAKAEYFTTPGIKGRLQRWFFSGAGQVPIDRSSGSAAAGALATGMRILGDGEVFGIYPEGTRSPDGRLYKGKTGIARVALEAGVPVIPVGVIGTDVIAPQGKLFGRVVRPHVRFGEPMDFSRYEGMEDDRFVLRSITDEVMYEIMLLTGQEYVDVYAATVKNRITQKAKEIGGGAAALATQAKDRLQHHGEEKDNRSDDKSDGKPAEEPEKSDENGGATDQEIDAGSAPADR; from the coding sequence ATGGGAGAGGGGACGGCAGCATCCTCGCACGTCGCCCGCGACCGGGTGCCGGCTGTCGTATGGTTCACCCGGCAGGTGAATCGGCGAGGAGGCACGGTGTTCTACTGGTTGCTCAAATGGGTGCTGCTGGGCCCGCTGCTCCGGGGCATCTTCCGGCCCACCGTCGAGGGCGCCCAGAACGTGCCCGAGGAGGGCCCGGCCATCCTCGCCAGCAACCACCTGTCGATCGCCGACTGGCTGTTCATGCCGCTGGTGATCCCGCGGCGGGTGACGTTCGTGGCCAAGGCCGAGTACTTCACCACCCCCGGCATCAAGGGCCGGCTGCAGCGGTGGTTCTTCTCCGGCGCCGGGCAGGTGCCGATCGACCGGTCGAGCGGCAGCGCCGCGGCCGGTGCGCTCGCGACCGGCATGCGCATCCTCGGCGACGGTGAGGTGTTCGGCATCTACCCCGAGGGCACCCGGTCGCCGGACGGGCGGCTCTACAAGGGCAAGACCGGCATCGCCCGCGTCGCGCTCGAGGCGGGCGTGCCCGTCATACCCGTCGGCGTCATCGGGACCGACGTCATCGCTCCGCAGGGCAAGCTCTTCGGCCGGGTCGTGCGCCCGCACGTGCGGTTCGGCGAACCGATGGACTTCTCCCGCTACGAGGGCATGGAGGACGACCGCTTCGTGCTCCGCTCGATCACCGACGAGGTGATGTACGAGATCATGCTGCTCACCGGCCAGGAGTATGTCGACGTCTACGCCGCCACCGTGAAAAACCGGATCACCCAGAAGGCCAAGGAGATCGGCGGCGGTGCGGCAGCCCTCGCCACCCAGGCCAAGGACCGGCTGCAGCACCACGGCGAGGAGAAGGACAACAGGTCCGACGACAAGTCCGACGGCAAGCCTGCGGAGGAGCCGGAGAAGTCGGACGAGAACGGCGGGGCGACGGACCAGGAGATCGACGCGGGCAGCGCCCCGGCCGACCGGTGA
- a CDS encoding class II 3-deoxy-7-phosphoheptulonate synthase: protein MPSTLTEQVEWPQLPALQQPQWPDTEAVRAVRRELAAAPPLVFAGECDVLRTRLADAAEGKAFVLQGGDCAERFSEATADNIRDRVKTILQMAAVLTYGASTPVVKIGRLAGQYAKPRSKDTETRGDVTLPAFRGDIINDFDFDPAARTPDPQRLLRAYHTASSTLNLVRAFTTGGFADLRHVHEWNRGFIANSAYARYESIALEIDRAMKFMLACGVDFDSTPMSAVEFFASHEALLLDYEQPLTRIDSRTGNPYAVSGHFVWVGERTRQLDGAHVDFAARIRNPIGVKLGPTADPDEVLAMIDKLDPHREPGRLTFITRMGAGNVREKLPPIVRKVTESGAKVVWITDPMHGNTFESSTGYKTREFDDIINEVQGFFEVHRDLGSVPGGIHVELTGNDVTECLGGSEKILDADLEKRYETACDPRLNHQQSLELAFLVAEMLSKR, encoded by the coding sequence CTGCCCAGCACGCTGACCGAGCAGGTCGAGTGGCCGCAGCTGCCCGCTCTGCAGCAGCCGCAGTGGCCGGACACCGAGGCCGTTCGGGCCGTACGCCGGGAACTGGCCGCGGCCCCGCCGCTGGTCTTCGCCGGTGAGTGCGACGTGCTGCGCACCCGGCTCGCCGACGCGGCCGAGGGCAAGGCGTTCGTGCTGCAGGGCGGCGACTGCGCCGAGCGGTTCTCCGAGGCGACCGCCGACAACATCCGGGACCGGGTGAAGACCATCCTGCAGATGGCCGCCGTGCTGACCTACGGCGCGAGCACTCCCGTGGTCAAGATCGGCCGGCTGGCCGGGCAGTACGCCAAGCCGCGCAGCAAGGACACCGAGACCCGCGGCGACGTCACGCTGCCGGCCTTCCGCGGCGACATCATCAACGACTTCGACTTCGACCCGGCGGCCCGCACGCCCGACCCGCAGCGGCTGCTGCGCGCCTACCACACCGCCTCCTCGACGCTGAACCTCGTGCGTGCCTTCACCACCGGCGGGTTCGCCGACCTGCGGCACGTGCACGAGTGGAACCGCGGCTTCATCGCCAACTCGGCATACGCCCGCTACGAGTCGATCGCCCTGGAGATCGACCGGGCGATGAAGTTCATGCTCGCCTGCGGTGTCGACTTCGACTCGACCCCGATGAGTGCGGTCGAGTTCTTCGCCAGCCACGAGGCGCTGCTGTTGGACTACGAGCAGCCGCTGACCCGCATCGACTCGCGCACCGGCAACCCCTACGCGGTGTCCGGTCACTTCGTGTGGGTCGGCGAGCGCACCCGTCAGCTGGACGGCGCGCATGTCGACTTCGCCGCCCGGATCCGCAACCCGATCGGCGTCAAGCTCGGTCCGACCGCCGATCCGGACGAGGTGCTGGCGATGATCGACAAGCTCGACCCGCACCGCGAGCCGGGCCGGCTGACCTTCATCACCCGCATGGGCGCCGGCAACGTGCGCGAGAAGCTGCCGCCGATCGTGCGCAAGGTCACCGAGTCGGGCGCGAAGGTCGTCTGGATCACCGACCCGATGCACGGCAACACCTTCGAGTCCTCGACCGGTTACAAGACCCGCGAGTTCGACGACATCATCAACGAGGTGCAGGGCTTCTTCGAGGTGCACCGCGACCTCGGCAGCGTCCCCGGCGGCATCCACGTGGAGCTGACCGGCAACGACGTGACCGAGTGCCTCGGCGGGAGCGAGAAGATCCTCGACGCCGACCTCGAGAAGCGCTACGAGACCGCCTGCGACCCGCGGCTCAACCACCAGCAGAGCCTGGAGCTGGCCTTCCTCGTCGCGGAGATGCTCAGCAAGCGCTGA
- the pknB gene encoding Stk1 family PASTA domain-containing Ser/Thr kinase, with product MSTTAPSLIGRTVDRRYVVRGHLADGGMGSVYVALDQRLDREVALKIMRSDLARDTEFVARFRREARSAARLTHPNVVAVTDQGEDEQYVFLAMELVRGRTLREVIRQDAPLPAREALDIADGILQALQAAHRAGLVHRDVKPENVLIGDSGVKVTDFGLARAVTTDTLTGDSDVLLGTAAYLSPEQVERGRADERSDVYSAGLLLFEMLTGEKAFPGDSPIHVAYQHVHGTMPAPSDAVPSVPPSVDALVARATARNPDDRPANAGDFLRELRAVRAGLTPEALDAAPRASVPAPDDHERTDPLRPGSTQQISRSGPPPVARTGRRRWPLFGGLLAALLLVVGGVGGWAFTSGPLGSVDVPAVVGKQQGVAVDTVQRAGLHTKVQQVFSETAAAGTVVSTTPGAGDGQRKTDAVVLRVSKGPERYDVPSLVGKSEADARRAITDAHLKVGSVTQAYDESTPSGQVASTIPSGGSSQKPGTAVDVVVSKGKQPVTVPDVTGSPKSDAEQQLTAAGLKVTYGPEQNSDSVAKGDVISQSPSDGNLFKGDSVQLVVSKGPVMVTVPKVVGKSPGDAKAELEQLGFQVKTTYPLLVPVLFQVQGQSVDAGSQAPKGSTITIDVV from the coding sequence GTGTCAACAACCGCGCCGTCGCTGATCGGTCGCACGGTCGATCGGCGGTATGTCGTCCGTGGGCACCTCGCCGACGGCGGCATGGGCTCGGTGTATGTCGCACTCGACCAGCGCCTCGATCGCGAGGTCGCCCTCAAGATCATGCGATCGGACCTGGCCCGCGACACCGAGTTCGTCGCGCGCTTCCGCAGGGAGGCCCGCTCGGCCGCGCGTCTGACCCATCCCAACGTCGTCGCGGTCACCGACCAGGGCGAGGACGAGCAGTATGTCTTCCTCGCGATGGAGCTGGTGCGCGGGCGGACACTGCGCGAGGTGATCCGGCAGGACGCCCCGCTGCCCGCGCGGGAGGCACTCGACATCGCCGACGGCATCCTGCAAGCGCTCCAGGCGGCCCATCGTGCCGGCCTGGTGCACCGCGACGTGAAACCGGAGAACGTGCTGATCGGCGACTCCGGGGTCAAGGTGACCGACTTCGGGCTGGCCCGGGCCGTGACGACCGACACCCTCACCGGTGACAGTGACGTGCTGCTCGGCACCGCGGCATACCTCTCCCCCGAGCAGGTCGAACGCGGCCGGGCCGACGAGCGCAGCGACGTCTACTCCGCCGGACTGCTGCTCTTCGAGATGCTGACCGGCGAGAAGGCGTTCCCCGGCGACTCCCCGATCCACGTGGCCTACCAGCACGTGCACGGCACGATGCCCGCGCCGTCCGACGCCGTGCCGAGTGTGCCGCCGTCCGTCGACGCACTCGTCGCTCGTGCGACCGCTCGCAACCCCGACGACCGGCCCGCGAATGCCGGCGACTTCCTGCGTGAATTGCGTGCGGTGCGAGCGGGTTTGACCCCCGAGGCGCTCGATGCCGCACCGCGCGCCTCGGTCCCCGCGCCGGACGACCACGAACGCACCGACCCGCTCCGTCCCGGCTCGACCCAGCAGATCTCCCGGTCGGGACCGCCGCCGGTCGCCCGCACCGGCCGTCGCCGCTGGCCGCTCTTCGGGGGCCTGCTGGCCGCGCTGCTGCTCGTCGTGGGCGGTGTCGGCGGCTGGGCCTTCACCTCGGGCCCGCTCGGCTCGGTGGACGTGCCGGCCGTGGTCGGCAAGCAGCAGGGGGTCGCGGTCGACACGGTGCAGCGCGCCGGACTGCACACCAAGGTGCAGCAGGTCTTCAGCGAGACGGCGGCCGCCGGCACGGTCGTCTCGACCACGCCTGGGGCCGGTGACGGGCAGCGCAAGACCGACGCGGTCGTGCTGCGGGTCTCCAAGGGCCCGGAGCGCTACGACGTGCCGTCACTGGTCGGCAAGTCCGAGGCCGACGCGCGCCGGGCGATCACCGACGCCCACCTCAAGGTCGGCTCCGTCACCCAGGCGTATGACGAGAGCACCCCGTCCGGCCAGGTCGCCTCGACGATCCCGAGTGGCGGCTCGTCGCAGAAGCCCGGCACCGCCGTCGACGTCGTGGTCAGCAAGGGCAAGCAGCCGGTCACCGTCCCCGACGTGACGGGCAGCCCCAAGAGTGACGCCGAGCAACAGCTCACCGCGGCCGGGCTGAAGGTCACCTACGGCCCCGAGCAGAACAGCGACAGCGTCGCCAAGGGCGACGTGATCAGCCAATCCCCCTCTGACGGCAACCTTTTCAAGGGCGACTCCGTGCAGCTGGTGGTCTCCAAGGGCCCGGTGATGGTCACCGTCCCGAAGGTGGTCGGCAAGTCCCCCGGCGACGCGAAGGCCGAGCTGGAGCAGCTCGGCTTCCAGGTCAAGACCACCTACCCGCTGCTGGTGCCGGTGCTCTTCCAGGTGCAGGGCCAGTCGGTCGACGCCGGCTCCCAGGCGCCCAAGGGCAGCACGATCACGATCGACGTCGTCTGA
- a CDS encoding lytic transglycosylase, whose amino-acid sequence MAPITAGAPPATAHAIHAEARTTKPAAAPPKKSKAPAAGKRHASKAAKTPARSKASYTIRAGDNLTTIAKAHKVSLAALLKANKFSDPNRVLVGDRIVVPVPAGGKQTAKPVARKTPAKPHTYGGLSPKQVLKKGRSATKAALAATDVPSRSQTKALIEQTARRYGVNRQLALGIGWQESGWNQRAVSSVNAVGVMQVMPQSGEWASGMVGHNLDLLEARDNVTAGVAILRYLTANAKDLDQAIGSYYQGLGAMRKHGPYEDTKAYIRSVRAHMERM is encoded by the coding sequence ATGGCACCGATCACCGCAGGTGCACCACCGGCGACCGCCCACGCCATACATGCCGAGGCGCGCACCACGAAGCCGGCTGCTGCACCGCCGAAGAAGTCCAAGGCGCCGGCCGCCGGGAAGCGGCACGCCAGCAAGGCCGCCAAGACCCCGGCGCGCAGCAAGGCGTCCTACACGATCCGCGCGGGCGACAACCTGACCACGATCGCCAAGGCGCACAAGGTGTCGCTCGCGGCGCTGCTCAAGGCGAACAAGTTCAGCGACCCCAACCGGGTGCTGGTCGGTGACCGGATCGTCGTGCCCGTCCCGGCGGGCGGCAAGCAGACCGCGAAGCCGGTCGCCAGGAAGACGCCGGCCAAGCCGCACACCTATGGCGGTCTCAGCCCGAAACAGGTGCTGAAGAAAGGGCGTTCGGCGACCAAGGCCGCGCTCGCCGCGACCGACGTGCCCAGTCGCAGCCAGACCAAGGCGCTCATCGAGCAGACTGCCCGGCGCTACGGGGTCAACCGCCAGCTGGCGCTCGGCATCGGCTGGCAGGAGTCGGGCTGGAACCAGCGCGCGGTCTCCTCGGTCAACGCGGTCGGCGTCATGCAGGTCATGCCACAGTCCGGTGAGTGGGCGTCGGGCATGGTCGGGCACAACCTGGACCTGCTCGAGGCGCGCGACAACGTCACCGCCGGCGTCGCGATCCTGCGCTACCTGACCGCGAACGCCAAGGACCTCGACCAGGCGATCGGTAGCTACTACCAGGGCCTCGGGGCGATGCGGAAGCACGGACCGTACGAGGACACCAAGGCCTACATCCGCAGTGTCCGCGCACACATGGAGCGCATGTAG
- a CDS encoding Rv2175c family DNA-binding protein — MTDDAADPQELETLVGEWLSIPEFGDALGIPQRQARRLVDDKVVLAHRVGPNNALSVPAAFVEEDHLLTGLEGTITVLRDARLSDAEALEWLFTTDPTLPIEGSPITMLQAHRKAEVRKRASELAF, encoded by the coding sequence GTGACGGACGATGCGGCAGACCCGCAAGAGTTGGAGACCCTCGTCGGCGAGTGGCTGTCGATCCCGGAGTTCGGCGACGCACTCGGGATCCCGCAGCGCCAGGCGCGCCGGTTGGTCGACGACAAGGTGGTGCTCGCCCACCGGGTGGGTCCCAACAACGCGCTCAGCGTGCCGGCGGCGTTCGTCGAGGAGGACCACCTGCTGACCGGGCTGGAGGGCACGATCACCGTGCTGCGCGACGCCCGGCTGAGCGACGCCGAGGCGCTGGAGTGGTTGTTCACGACCGACCCGACGCTGCCGATCGAGGGCTCGCCGATCACCATGCTCCAGGCACACCGCAAGGCCGAGGTGCGCAAGCGGGCGTCCGAGCTCGCGTTCTGA
- a CDS encoding lycopene cyclase domain-containing protein — MRHLAYAAALVCCLAATLPLVPAFGLRRMRRVGLLLLAIGCGATPFVVWDLFASRAGQWHFDPAQTLPPRLLGLPLEEWAFFLVIPFAAIASYEAIGEVLRRRR; from the coding sequence GTGCGGCACCTGGCCTACGCGGCGGCGCTCGTCTGCTGCCTCGCGGCGACGCTGCCCCTGGTGCCTGCCTTCGGCCTGCGCCGGATGCGACGCGTCGGCCTGCTCCTGCTCGCAATCGGCTGCGGCGCAACGCCGTTCGTCGTCTGGGACCTGTTCGCCTCGCGAGCCGGGCAATGGCATTTCGACCCTGCGCAGACGCTCCCGCCGCGGTTGCTGGGCCTGCCGCTCGAGGAGTGGGCGTTCTTCCTGGTGATCCCGTTCGCGGCGATCGCCTCCTACGAGGCGATCGGCGAAGTGCTGAGGCGACGCCGGTGA
- a CDS encoding lycopene cyclase domain-containing protein yields MSYTLLAMIAVPVALAVDLLVLRTRLVLTARWWITYAVVLIGQFATNGWLTGRRIVTYDPSAIIGSNRSPFVGDGRLFWAPVEDLGFSFALVLLTLVSWTWWNAKAARQSVPD; encoded by the coding sequence GTGAGCTACACGCTGCTCGCGATGATCGCGGTGCCCGTCGCGCTCGCCGTCGACCTGCTGGTGCTGCGCACCCGGCTCGTGCTCACCGCCCGGTGGTGGATCACCTACGCCGTCGTCCTGATCGGGCAGTTCGCCACCAACGGCTGGCTCACCGGACGCCGCATCGTGACCTATGACCCGTCCGCGATCATCGGCTCCAACCGGTCGCCGTTCGTCGGTGACGGTCGGCTCTTCTGGGCGCCGGTCGAGGATCTCGGCTTCAGCTTCGCGCTGGTGCTGCTCACCCTGGTGTCGTGGACCTGGTGGAACGCCAAGGCCGCCCGCCAGTCAGTGCCCGACTGA
- a CDS encoding phytoene/squalene synthase family protein has protein sequence MTGLAADYAVCRAINARHGKSFYRATSLLPPARRPHIWALYAVTRRSDDLVDRPEPGRSAAASLAAWRAEVMAALAPDARPRHPVLRALQRTVSSYGIEAGLFEEFFDAMGADLTTRRYATWAHLRGYMRGSAAVIGEMTVPILGGDAGSRPYAARLGEAFQLTNFVRDLAEDWQLGRVYLPMADFRACGVDEDEFGAAVATGRSGPGLRRLVALEVTRARELYDAAAPGLHRVDRSVQPCLRAAFALYGEILNQIERGGFEVCRGRAVVPPARRALVLSRALTGGRPWRSTRSTTPG, from the coding sequence ATGACCGGCCTCGCCGCCGACTACGCGGTCTGCCGGGCGATCAACGCGCGCCACGGCAAGTCGTTCTACCGGGCCACGAGCCTGCTGCCACCGGCCCGCCGCCCGCACATCTGGGCGCTGTATGCCGTGACCCGCCGCAGCGACGATCTCGTCGACCGGCCGGAGCCGGGCCGGTCGGCCGCCGCATCGCTGGCCGCCTGGCGCGCGGAGGTGATGGCGGCGCTCGCTCCGGACGCGCGGCCGCGGCACCCCGTGCTGCGCGCGCTGCAGCGGACGGTGTCGTCATACGGCATCGAGGCGGGGCTGTTCGAGGAGTTCTTCGACGCGATGGGCGCCGACCTGACGACGCGCCGCTACGCCACGTGGGCGCACCTGCGCGGCTACATGCGCGGCAGCGCCGCGGTGATCGGCGAGATGACCGTGCCGATCCTCGGCGGCGATGCCGGAAGCCGGCCCTACGCGGCGCGGCTGGGCGAGGCGTTCCAGCTGACCAACTTCGTGCGGGACCTCGCCGAGGACTGGCAGCTCGGCCGAGTCTACCTGCCAATGGCCGACTTTCGAGCGTGCGGTGTCGACGAGGACGAGTTCGGCGCTGCGGTGGCGACCGGTCGGTCCGGACCCGGGCTGCGACGACTCGTCGCGCTCGAGGTCACCCGCGCCCGGGAGCTGTATGACGCAGCCGCGCCCGGCCTCCACCGCGTCGATCGGAGCGTGCAGCCCTGCCTGCGAGCGGCTTTCGCGCTCTACGGGGAGATCCTCAACCAGATCGAGCGCGGCGGGTTCGAGGTCTGCCGCGGACGGGCGGTGGTGCCGCCGGCACGTCGCGCGCTCGTGCTCAGTCGGGCACTGACTGGCGGGCGGCCTTGGCGTTCCACCAGGTCCACGACACCAGGGTGA
- a CDS encoding phytoene desaturase family protein has product MRRAPARRMPRHTVVVGAGLAGLSAALHLRGAGVEVTLIEAADQPGGRSPEVVSDGFTLDTGPTVLTETAQLAAAFAAVGEDLADHLELRPVDPAYIAHFADGTSLPMHADPVRMRAVIRDFAGAREARGYERFVRHAERLYDLEFPRFIDRNLDGVPSLISPALLRLTALRGFGRLDRLVASFFTDPRLQQAFSFQALYVGVPPHRARGMFAVVSAMDLVHGVSYPVGGMHEIARAMARVAEEHGVRLRRGERVTGVEPDGDRQRITTTTEVLDADSVVLTCEPPSAARLLGGRRPPHNDLPAPSCVLLAAGVPGGIAGTGHHHIHFGRSFRGALDDITAGRPMRDPSFLVSVPTRTDPGMAPAGGDVLYALFPTPAQHGRGAEIDWRRLRSAYRDHLLRRLSGAGYPVDDLVGEHLITPADWAARGLPWGTPFSAAHTFTQSGPFRQPNVVRPGVVLAGSGTTPGVGVPMVLISGRLAAERLLQARP; this is encoded by the coding sequence GTGAGGCGCGCTCCCGCCCGCCGGATGCCCCGTCATACGGTCGTCGTCGGTGCGGGTCTCGCCGGACTCTCCGCGGCGTTGCACCTGCGCGGCGCCGGCGTCGAGGTGACGCTGATCGAGGCGGCCGACCAGCCGGGTGGCCGCAGCCCAGAGGTCGTGTCCGATGGGTTCACCCTCGACACCGGCCCCACCGTGCTGACCGAAACCGCCCAGTTGGCAGCGGCTTTCGCGGCCGTGGGCGAGGATCTCGCCGACCACCTCGAGCTCCGTCCGGTCGACCCGGCATACATCGCGCACTTCGCGGACGGCACGTCGCTGCCGATGCACGCCGACCCGGTGCGCATGCGCGCGGTGATCCGTGACTTCGCCGGCGCCCGGGAGGCTCGGGGTTACGAGCGGTTCGTGCGGCACGCGGAGCGGCTCTACGACCTGGAGTTCCCGCGCTTCATCGACCGCAACCTCGACGGTGTCCCGTCGCTGATCAGTCCGGCCCTGCTCCGCCTCACCGCTCTGCGCGGTTTCGGCCGTCTGGACCGGCTGGTCGCGTCGTTCTTCACCGACCCGCGGCTGCAGCAGGCGTTCAGCTTCCAGGCGTTGTATGTCGGGGTGCCCCCGCACCGTGCCCGCGGCATGTTCGCGGTGGTGAGCGCGATGGATCTGGTCCATGGCGTGAGCTATCCGGTGGGTGGGATGCACGAAATCGCGCGGGCCATGGCACGCGTCGCGGAGGAGCACGGCGTGCGGCTCCGGCGGGGCGAACGCGTCACCGGCGTCGAGCCGGACGGCGACCGGCAGCGCATCACCACCACGACCGAAGTGCTCGACGCCGACTCCGTGGTGCTGACCTGCGAACCGCCTTCTGCGGCAAGGCTGCTCGGCGGCAGGAGGCCGCCACACAACGACCTGCCGGCACCGAGCTGCGTGCTGCTCGCCGCGGGGGTGCCGGGCGGCATCGCGGGCACCGGGCATCACCACATCCACTTCGGTCGCAGCTTCCGCGGCGCCCTGGACGACATCACCGCGGGCCGGCCGATGCGCGACCCGTCCTTCCTCGTGTCGGTGCCGACGCGCACCGACCCGGGCATGGCGCCGGCAGGCGGCGACGTGCTCTACGCCCTCTTCCCCACTCCCGCCCAGCATGGCCGTGGCGCCGAGATCGACTGGCGACGCTTGCGATCGGCCTACCGTGACCATCTGCTGCGGCGGCTGTCCGGTGCGGGATATCCCGTCGACGATCTGGTCGGCGAGCACCTGATCACCCCCGCCGACTGGGCGGCGCGCGGCCTGCCGTGGGGCACGCCGTTCTCGGCCGCCCACACCTTCACCCAGAGCGGGCCGTTCCGCCAGCCGAACGTCGTGCGACCGGGCGTCGTACTCGCCGGCTCGGGCACCACGCCCGGGGTCGGCGTGCCGATGGTGTTGATCAGCGGCCGGCTCGCCGCCGAGCGGCTGCTGCAGGCGCGGCCATGA
- a CDS encoding polyprenyl synthetase family protein has translation MPSADLADLRARVQRALDRERQHQQQVLTPLGPDMTDLLDAVFDLLSGGKRLRAGFLYWGYRAAGGADSDALVRAAMSLEVFQAAALLHDDVMDDSDVRRGMPAAHRRLAAAHRERGLAGDAGRFGEAGAILAGDLCLNWTDEIYTTSGLPQEELLRGRTVFDTMRTQLMGGQYLDVVEAAQTWQGVPTEERIARARKVIRFKSAKYTVEQPLLIGASCAGADERTFEALSAYGLALGEAFQLRDDLLGVFGDPEQTGKPAGDDLREGKRTVLVAYALEAATDDQLQRFAAVFGRPDVSAEDVEWMRDLCVRTGAVDQTEKLITSQADAARQALDAADLTEAGRAALLDLIEISTARSS, from the coding sequence TTGCCCTCCGCCGACCTCGCCGACCTGCGCGCGCGGGTGCAGCGCGCACTCGACCGCGAGCGCCAGCACCAGCAGCAGGTGCTGACTCCCCTCGGCCCGGACATGACCGATCTGCTCGACGCGGTCTTCGACCTGCTGAGCGGCGGCAAGCGGCTGCGCGCGGGCTTCCTCTACTGGGGCTACCGCGCCGCGGGCGGCGCCGACAGCGATGCGCTCGTGCGTGCGGCGATGTCGCTGGAAGTCTTCCAGGCCGCCGCGCTCCTGCACGACGACGTGATGGACGACTCCGACGTGCGCCGCGGTATGCCTGCAGCCCACCGCCGGCTCGCGGCCGCGCACCGGGAGCGCGGGCTCGCCGGCGACGCCGGCCGTTTCGGGGAGGCCGGTGCCATCCTGGCCGGCGACCTGTGCCTCAACTGGACCGACGAGATCTACACGACCAGCGGCCTGCCGCAGGAGGAGCTGCTGCGCGGCCGCACCGTCTTCGACACGATGCGCACCCAGCTGATGGGCGGCCAGTATCTCGACGTGGTCGAGGCCGCGCAGACCTGGCAGGGTGTGCCGACCGAGGAGCGAATCGCCCGGGCCCGCAAGGTGATCCGCTTCAAGAGTGCGAAATACACGGTGGAGCAGCCGCTGCTCATCGGTGCCTCCTGCGCCGGTGCCGACGAGCGCACGTTCGAGGCGCTGTCCGCCTACGGGCTGGCGCTCGGCGAGGCCTTCCAGTTGCGCGACGACCTGCTCGGCGTCTTCGGCGACCCGGAGCAGACCGGCAAGCCCGCTGGGGACGACCTGCGCGAAGGCAAACGCACCGTGCTCGTCGCCTACGCGCTCGAAGCGGCGACCGACGACCAATTGCAGCGGTTCGCAGCGGTTTTCGGCCGTCCGGATGTTTCCGCCGAGGACGTGGAGTGGATGCGCGACCTGTGCGTCCGGACCGGCGCGGTCGACCAGACCGAGAAGCTCATCACCAGCCAGGCCGACGCGGCGCGGCAGGCGCTGGACGCCGCCGACCTCACCGAGGCAGGCCGAGCGGCCCTGCTGGACCTAATCGAGATCTCGACCGCGCGTTCCTCGTGA